GCTCGATCGACTTCCCGTCATCGAGCGGCTCCGCGCCGCCGCCGATGCCCGGGAGCTGCGCGAGCAGGCAGTCTCGCTGGGGCTCGAGATGTCCGAGCGCACCGCTCATCGCATCGTGTCTGGCCAGATCAAGCCGCTCCGCAGCGTCGTCTCCCGGCTCACGCGCTCTGCCGCCCCCCACGGTGACGTCGCGGGCGAGCATGACGTCGATCTCGTTCGCGACCGCAGGGGGCTCAGGGTGGCCCCGCCCGACATGGAGGAGTTCTCCCGTGTGATGGAGCGCGACTTCTCCCTGCTGGCGGACAGGTACTACCTCTCGCTCAGCGGCGAGCCCCGCGTGCGCGTCTCGGGGAGTCGGGTGACGGTCACCTTCGAGCTCGCCCCGTCGGACTAGCGCCACTTCTCAGTCCGTCGCCCAACAACTAGAATTGACCCAAACAAACTCAGAAGCAGCTGATTCGCCGCAGCATCACATCAGGAGACGCACATGGACTACCTAAAGGTCTCAAGCAAGTCCTCGCCGGCATCGGTCGCCGGCGCCATTGCGGGGCTCGTCAAGGACGGTGTCCCCGTCAACATGCAGTGCGTGGGAGCCGGCGCCGTGAATCAGGCCGTCAAGGCCATCGCGATCGCACGCGGGTTCCTCATCCCCACGGGGGTCGACATCTCCTGCGCCCCCACCTTCTCCGACGTGGAGATCGGCGGCGAGAGCCGAACCGCCATCCGCATCGCCGTATACGTGCATCGCCTCGCAGCCCCCGGGACGGCGACCGCGACCGAGGACATGGAGGCATGATGGAGCACCCGCTCGAGCTCGTCGGCATGACCTACTACGTCCGCACCTTCGGATGCCAGATGAACCTTCATGACTCGGAGCGCGTCGCGGGCGTGCTCGACGAGTGCGGCTGCATCTGCGTCGACGACCCCGACCACGCCGACATCGTCGTCTTCATGACCTGCTGCGTGCGCGAGAAGGCCGACCAGCACCTCTACGGGCAGGCCTCGGCCATGGTGAGCGCCCCGACGCCCCCGTCGGGGCGTCGTGTCGTCGCCATCGGCGGCTGCATCGCCCAGCGCGACGGCGAGAGGATCCGCGAGCACGTGGCCTGTGCGGACGTCGTCTTCGGAACGAGTGCCATATCGAGCCTCCCCGCGCTTCTCGCCGACGCGTTCGCCGGGGACGGCTCACGCGCCGAGGTCGACACCGTCGAGGAGGGGAGGCCCTTCTCGACCGACCTCCCCAGCCACCGCGCGACCCCGTTCCACGCCTGGGTGCCGATCATGACCGGCTGCAACAACTTCTGTACCTACTGCATCGTGCCCTACGTGCGCGGTCGCGAGAAGAGCCGCACGATCGAGAGCGTCGTGTCCGAGGTCGAGCAGCTCGTCTCCGGTGGCGTGCGCGAGGTCACGCTGCTCGGACAGAACGTCAACTCCTACGGTCGCAACATATACGGGGAGCCGCGCTTCGCCGAGCTCCTTCGCCGCGTCGCCGGCACGGGCGTCGAGCGCATCCGCTTCACCTCGTCCAACCCCAAGGACCTCTCCGACGCGACCATCGCGGCGATGGCGGAGACGCCGGCGGTGATGCCGCACCTGCATTTGGCCG
Above is a genomic segment from Olsenella timonensis containing:
- the miaB gene encoding tRNA (N6-isopentenyl adenosine(37)-C2)-methylthiotransferase MiaB, translating into MMEHPLELVGMTYYVRTFGCQMNLHDSERVAGVLDECGCICVDDPDHADIVVFMTCCVREKADQHLYGQASAMVSAPTPPSGRRVVAIGGCIAQRDGERIREHVACADVVFGTSAISSLPALLADAFAGDGSRAEVDTVEEGRPFSTDLPSHRATPFHAWVPIMTGCNNFCTYCIVPYVRGREKSRTIESVVSEVEQLVSGGVREVTLLGQNVNSYGRNIYGEPRFAELLRRVAGTGVERIRFTSSNPKDLSDATIAAMAETPAVMPHLHLAVQSGSTRVLRAMNRSYTREEYLELVGRLRAAMPGLALSTDIIVGFPGETEEDFQDTLSLVREASFSSAYTFIYSRRPGTPAAEMADDTPREVIQERFDRLAALVADQAHEANQAFLGGLVSVLVEGVSKRDAGVLVGHSEHNQTVHFALPDGRSSEGLVGSIVDVRVDEARTWYLRGAVEGEPR
- a CDS encoding stage V sporulation protein S translates to MDYLKVSSKSSPASVAGAIAGLVKDGVPVNMQCVGAGAVNQAVKAIAIARGFLIPTGVDISCAPTFSDVEIGGESRTAIRIAVYVHRLAAPGTATATEDMEA